A single Macaca mulatta isolate MMU2019108-1 chromosome 15, T2T-MMU8v2.0, whole genome shotgun sequence DNA region contains:
- the GADD45G gene encoding growth arrest and DNA damage-inducible protein GADD45 gamma, which produces MTLEEVRGQDTVPESTDRMQGAGKALHELLLSAQRQGCLTAGVYESAKVLNVDPDNVTFCVLAADEEDEGDIALQIHFTLIQAFCCENDIDIVRVGDVQRLAAIVGAGEEAGAPGDLHCILISNPNEDAWKDPALEKLSLFCEESRSVNDWVPSITLPE; this is translated from the exons ATGACTCTGGAAGAAGTCCGCGGCCAGGACACAGTTCCGGAAAGCACAGACAG GATGCAGGGTGCCGGGAAAGCGCTGCACGAGTTGCTGCTGTCCGCGCAGCGTCAGGGCTGCCTCACTGCCGGCGTCTACGAGTCAGCCAAAGTCCTGAACGT GGACCCCGACAATGTGACCTTCTGCGTGCTGGCTGCCGATGAGGAGGACGAGGGCGACATCGCGCTGCAGATCCATTTTACGCTGATCCAGGCTTTCTGCTGCGAGAACGACATCGACATAGTGCGCGTGGGCGATGTGCAGCGGCTGGCGGCTATCGTGGGCGCCGGCGAGGAGGCGGGCGCGCCGGGCGACCTGCACTGCATCCTCATTTCG AACCCCAACGAGGACGCCTGGAAGGATCCCGCCTTGGAGAAGCTCAGCCTGTTTTGCGAGGAGAGCCGCAGCGTTAACGACTGGGTGCCCAGCATCACCCTCCCCGAGTGA